In a single window of the Zea mays cultivar B73 chromosome 5, Zm-B73-REFERENCE-NAM-5.0, whole genome shotgun sequence genome:
- the LOC103627748 gene encoding ATP synthase delta chain, chloroplastic isoform X1, giving the protein MAALRLASFTLRPAAAAAASSGATPSAPRSASFSSVARGLPSLRLAPPRRRRGDLARPRAAAEAAAESYASALSEVAVENGTLEQTVSDLEKLEKIFADEAVAEFFDNPTVPREEKAELIGEIAKSSELQPHVVNFLNVVVDNFRASIVPQIVVEFENVYNSLTGTEVATVTSVVQLESQDLAQIAQHVQKMTGAKNVRLKTQLDPALIAGFTVQYGRDGSNLIDMSVRKQIEEIASEFELPAVPLEV; this is encoded by the coding sequence ATGGCCGCGCTCCGCCTCGCCTCCTTCACCCTccgccccgccgccgccgccgccgcctcttccGGCGCGACTCCATCGGCTCCCCGGTCCGCCTCTTTCTCCAGCGTGGCGCGGGGGCTCCCCTCCCTCCGCCTGGCcccgccccgccgccgccgcggggacCTCGCCAGGCCCCGCGCCGCGGCCGAGGCCGCGGCGGAGAGCTACGCGTCCGCGCTGTCGGAGGTGGCCGTCGAGAACGGCACCCTCGAGCAGACGGTCTCCGACCTCgagaagctggagaagatcttcgCCGACGAGGCCGTCGCCGAGTTCTTCGACAACCCCACCGTCCCGCGCGAGGAGAAGGCCGAGCTCATCGGCGAGATCGCCAAGTCGTCCGAGCTGCAGCCGCACGTCGTCAACTTCCTCAACGTCGTCGTCGACAACTTCCGCGCGTCCATCGTGCCGCAGATCGTCGTCGAGTTCGAGAACGTCTACAACTCGCTCACCGGCACCGAGGTCGCCACCGTCACCTCCGTCGTGCAGCTCGAGTCGCAGgacctcgcgcagatcgcgcagcacgTCCAGAAGATGACCGGCGCCAAGAACGTCCGCCTCAAGACGCAGCTCGACCCGGCGCTCATCGCCGGCTTCACCGTGCAGTACGGCCGCGACGGCTCCAACTTGATCGACATGAGCGTCCGGAAGCAGATCGAGGAGATCGCGTCCGAGTTCGAGTTGCCCGCCGTCCCGCTCGAAGTCTGA
- the LOC103627749 gene encoding tRNA (carboxymethyluridine(34)-5-O)-methyltransferase, producing the protein MILIFSRITARSIHKAIHISHSYSSSFRNKEFSSYKPTFQHLSTNNPMRPNDSLEAQDMVPAEGNHSCFSSVQSTPEIEKKYVHRVYDAIAPHFSATRFAKWPKVAGFLNSLRPGSVVLDAGCGNGKYLGFNPDCLFIGCDISPPLIEICAGRGHEVLVADAVNLPYRNDFGDAAISIAVLHHLSTDDRRRRAIEELIRVVRRGGLVLITVWAREQEDKSLLNKWTPLCEKYTEEWVEQSSPPVRSKSGTLLESIAETDEDAGFTKQTDDRLKSCHGEVEDKTIDCSNSKTDENEKNQQEYFVPWHLPFHRAEIGGASAALENGFAKKDEKKGTVVYNRYYHVFVEGELQRLVSGIKNAAIVDQFYDKSNWCIVLEKL; encoded by the exons ATGATACTAATATTTTCGAGGATAACAGCAAGAAGCATTCATAAAGCCATACACATTTCTCATTCATATTCTTCAAGCTTTCGAAATAAAGAATTCTCTAGTTATAAGCCAACGTTTCAGCATCTTAGCACTAACAACCCGATGAGGCCAAATGATTCGTTGGAGGCTCAAGACATGGTTCCTGCTGAGGGAAACCACAGTTGCTTCTCAAGTGTTCAGTCCACTCCAGAAATTGAGAAGAAGTATGTGCATCGTGTCTATGATGCCATAGCTCCCCATTTCAGTGCAACAAGATTTGCTAAATGGCCCAAGGTTGCAGGATTCTTGAATTCCTTGAGGCCAGGGTCGGTTGTACTGGATGCTGGCTGTGGTAATGGCAAGTATTTGGGTTTCAACCCTGATTGTTTATTCATAGGATGTGATATAAGCCCACCGCTTATTGAGATATGTGCTGGGAGAGGGCATGAGGTGTTGGTTGCTGATGCTGTCAACCTCCCATACAGGAATGATTTTGGCGATGCAGCAATTTCAATTGCTGTGTTGCATCATTTGAGTACTGATGATAGGCGGAGGAGGGCCATAGAAGAGCTAATCCGTGTTGTTCGAAGAGGTGGTCTGGTGCTTATAACAGTCTGGGCTAGGGAGCAGGAAGACAAGTCTTTGCTCAACAAGTGGACTCCCCTCTGCGAGAAATATACTGAAGAGTGGGTTGAACAGAGCAGTCCTCCAGTACGCAGTAAATCTGGAACTCTTCTGGAAAGCATTGCAGAAACTGATGAAGATGCTGGTTTCACGAAGCAAACAGATGACCGATTGAAAAGCTGTCATGGTGAGGTGGAGGACAAGACCATTGACTGTAGTAATTCAAAGACTGATGAAAATGAGAAAAACCAGCAGGAGTACTTTGTTCCATGGCATCTACCATTTCACCGAGCTGAAATTGGTGGTGCATCTGCTGCTCTGGAAAATGGATTTGCAAAGAAAGATGAGAAGAAGGGTACAGTGGTCTACAATCGTTATTATCATGTTTTTGTTGAAGGAGAACTTCAGAG ATTGGTTTCTGGCATAAAGAATGCTGCTATTGTTGACCAGTTCTATGACAAATCCAACTGGTGCATTGTTCTCGAGAAGCTTTGA
- the LOC103627750 gene encoding membrane-anchored ubiquitin-fold protein 3, translated as MPKPQLKICAWAYPSIHAPRGGSPLPRLSLSLLPGSRLPLLPHRVAAPSLSPHAEARIRRQIPTLRVFLWISFFLAASLLLWAFDPGLGSWEGEVWWAAAGDLAGRIWPAGRSRSRSGSGSSTARTSGPPSTIPPPRSPRSRSSSSLGGRKLINAGRILENNRTLAESRVPVGEVPGGVITMHVVVRPPQADKNSEKQLANSVKQNRCGCTIL; from the exons ATGCCAAAACCACAATTAAAAATTTGTGCTTGGGCGTATCCGTCAATACACGCACCGAGAGGAGGAAGCCCACTAccccgtctctctctctctctcctccctggCTCTCGTCTTCCTCTCCTCCCCCACCGAGTTGCCGCCCCCTCGCTTTCACCCCACGCGGAAGCAAGAATTCGTCGTCAAATTCCCACCTTGCGCGTGTTTCTGTGGATTTCCTTTTTTTTGGCCGCTTCCTTGCTCCTATGGGCCTTTGATCCGGGGCTTGGATCTTGGGAAGGGGAGGTGTGGTGGGCCGCCGCCGGCGATCTGGCGGGGAGGATATGGCCGGCGGGAAGGAGCCGATCGAGGTCAGGTTCCGGCTCTTCGACGGCACGGACATCGGGCCCACCAAGTACGATCCCTCCACCACGGTCTCCTCGCTCAAGGAGTTCATCCTCGCTCGGTGGCCGCAAG CTTATCAATGCTGGAAGGATATTGGAGAATAATCGGACACTTGCAGAGTCCCGTGTTCCAGTAGGAGAGGTCCCAGGAGGTGTAATTACAATGCATGTGGTAGTGCGACCTCCACAAGCTGACAAAAACAGTG AGAAGCAGCTTGCGAATTCCGTCAAGCAGAACAGATGCGGGTGCACCATTCTCTGA
- the LOC103627750 gene encoding membrane-anchored ubiquitin-fold protein 3 isoform X2, which produces MAGGKEPIEVRFRLFDGTDIGPTKYDPSTTVSSLKEFILARWPQDKDITPKTVNDLKLINAGRILENNRTLAESRVPVGEVPGGVITMHVVVRPPQADKNKKQLANSVKQNRCGCTIL; this is translated from the exons ATGGCCGGCGGGAAGGAGCCGATCGAGGTCAGGTTCCGGCTCTTCGACGGCACGGACATCGGGCCCACCAAGTACGATCCCTCCACCACGGTCTCCTCGCTCAAGGAGTTCATCCTCGCTCGGTGGCCGCAAG ATAAGGATATAACTCCAAAAACTGTTAATGACTTGAAGCTTATCAATGCTGGAAGGATATTGGAGAATAATCGGACACTTGCAGAGTCCCGTGTTCCAGTAGGAGAGGTCCCAGGAGGTGTAATTACAATGCATGTGGTAGTGCGACCTCCACAAGCTGACAAAAACA AGAAGCAGCTTGCGAATTCCGTCAAGCAGAACAGATGCGGGTGCACCATTCTCTGA
- the LOC103627750 gene encoding membrane-anchored ubiquitin-fold protein 3 isoform X1, which yields MAGGKEPIEVRFRLFDGTDIGPTKYDPSTTVSSLKEFILARWPQDKDITPKTVNDLKLINAGRILENNRTLAESRVPVGEVPGGVITMHVVVRPPQADKNSEKQLANSVKQNRCGCTIL from the exons ATGGCCGGCGGGAAGGAGCCGATCGAGGTCAGGTTCCGGCTCTTCGACGGCACGGACATCGGGCCCACCAAGTACGATCCCTCCACCACGGTCTCCTCGCTCAAGGAGTTCATCCTCGCTCGGTGGCCGCAAG ATAAGGATATAACTCCAAAAACTGTTAATGACTTGAAGCTTATCAATGCTGGAAGGATATTGGAGAATAATCGGACACTTGCAGAGTCCCGTGTTCCAGTAGGAGAGGTCCCAGGAGGTGTAATTACAATGCATGTGGTAGTGCGACCTCCACAAGCTGACAAAAACAGTG AGAAGCAGCTTGCGAATTCCGTCAAGCAGAACAGATGCGGGTGCACCATTCTCTGA